A single genomic interval of Oryza sativa Japonica Group chromosome 7, ASM3414082v1 harbors:
- the LOC4344351 gene encoding galactinol synthase 2 translates to MMGPNVSSEKKALAAAKRRAYVTFLAGDGDYWKGVVGLAKGLRRVRSAYPLVVAVLPDVPGEHRRKLVEQGCVVREIQPVYPPESQTQFAMAYYVINYSKLRIWEFVEYERMVYLDADIQVFDNIDHLFDLDKGAFYAVKDCFCEKTWSHTPQYDIGYCQQRPDEVAWPERELGPPPPLYFNAGMFVHEPGLGTAKDLLDALVVTPPTPFAEQDFLNMFFREQYKPIPNVYNLVLAMLWRHPENVDLDQVKVVHYCAAGSKPWRFTGKEENMNREDIKMLVKRWWDIYNDESLDYKEEEDNADEASQPMRTALAEAGAVKYFPAPSAA, encoded by the exons atgatggGGCCGAACGTGTCGTCGGAGAAgaaggcgttggcggcggcgaagaggagggcGTACGTGACGTTcctggccggcgacggcgactacTGGAAGGGCGTCGTGGGGCTCGCCAAGGGGCTCCGCCGCGTCCGCTCGGCGTACCCGCTGGTGGTCGCCGTGCTCCCGGACGTCCCCGGCGAGCACCGGCGGAAGCTGGTCGAGCAGGGGTGCGTGGTCCGGGAGATTCAGCCGGTGTACCCGCCGGAGAGCCAGACGCAGTTCGCCATGGCCTACTACGTGATCAACTACTCGAAGCTCCGCATCTGGGAGTTCGTGGAGTACGAGCGGATGGTCTACCTCGACGCCGACATACAGGTGTTCGACAACATCGACCACCTGTTCGACCTCGACAAGGGCGCCTTCTACGCCGTCAAGGACTGCTTCTGCGAGAAGACGTGGAGCCACACGCCGCAGTACGACATCGGCTACTGCCAGCAGCGCCCCGACGAGGTGGCGTGGCCGGAGCGCGAGCtcggccccccgccgccgctctacTTCAACGCCGGCATGTTCGTCCACGAGCCCGGCCTCGGCACCGCCAAGGACCTGCTCGACGCGCTCGTCGTCACGCCGCCCACCCCGTTCGCCGAGCAGGACTTCCTCAACATGTTCTTCCGCGAACAGTACAAGCCCATCCCCAACGTCTACAACCTCGTTCTCGCCATGCTCTGGAGGCACCCGGAGAACGTCGACCTCGACCAGGTCAAGGTCGTCCATTACTGTGCAGCG GGTTCGAAGCCATGGAGGTTCACCGGGAAGGAGGAGAACATGAACAGAGAAGATATAAAGATGCTGGTGAAGAGGTGGTGGGACATCTACAACGACGAGAGCCTCGActacaaggaggaggaggacaacgCCGACGAGGCCAGCCAGCCGATGCGGACGGCGCTCGCCGAGGCCGGCGCCGTCAAGTACTTCCCGGCGCCCTCCGCCGCGTAG